In a single window of the Rhopalosiphum padi isolate XX-2018 chromosome 1, ASM2088224v1, whole genome shotgun sequence genome:
- the LOC132932227 gene encoding male-specific lethal 3 homolog, whose amino-acid sequence MAAKKVLTKCKFEEGEKVLCYEPDPAKTKVLYDSKVLKVVPEKDEQGRKFCKFLIHFQGWNSTWDRYVTDEFILKDTEENRKLQKELAEEAQLTPGGNLYRKERKKRVVKPEPKPVVIEPATISIDDRSMVEDENVPVPIDTILLPKRRLPDLEFPDNLKYHTGYNCYLVHEKNTLVQLPCQPNVVTLLESYLKYLARNNFSDNKATKKKRQPEVLDKKQLEKRYIICVEVLDGLRICFNTFLFRKLLVNEDEQAQYYEALKVTLQPPVNDIISQNGEQDYDNTQNGEELDTHENKNNAKVKRENTRSSTSQYASSQQTCSDCSLKKSQCSKIVKDMFEKARDEYVSKADSWKAVPDSAYDEEIKQPAIIYGVYHLLRLLENLPKILANTEVDGEKLSIVYSYSNGLLQYLSTQKNLFGMQYYVKNEMDSTVKSSAPNRNHRNHKNT is encoded by the exons ATGGCCGCAAAAAAAGTATTGACTAAATGCAAATTTGAAGAAGGCGAAAAAGTACTGTGCTACGAGCCAGACCCTGCAAAAACTAAAGTCCTTTACGATtccaaa GTTTTAAAAGTGGTACCTGAAAAAGATGAACAAGGCCGCAAATTCTGCAAATTTCTCATTCATTTTcaa GGATGGAATTCCACATGGGATCGATATGTAACTGACGAATTCATATTGAAAGATACAGAAGAAAATCGCAAGCTTCAAAAAGAACTGGCTGAAGAAGCTCAACTTACACC TGGTGGAAATTTGTACAGAAAAGAACGCAAAAAAAGAGTAGTAAAACCAGAACCCAAACCCGTAGTAATAGAGCCAGCTACGATTTCTATAGATGATAGGTCTATGGTGGAGGACGAAAATGTTCCAGTCCctattgatacaatattattaccaaaaaGAAGGCTACCAGACCTTGAATTtccagataatttaaaataccatactggatataattgttatttagtaCACGAAAAGAATACA TTGGTTCAGTTACCTTGTCAACCTAATGTGGTTACATTGCTTGAAAGTTACCTTAAGTATTTAGCAAGAAATAACTTCAGTGACAataaagcaacaaaaaaaaaacgacaacCTGAAGTACTTGACAAAAAACAACTAGAAAAACG ttacataatttGTGTAGAAGTATTAGATGGTCTGAGGATTTGTTTTAACACTTTCTTGTTCAGAAAGTTATTAGTAAATGAAGATGAACAAGCCCAATATTATGAAGCATTAAAAGTGACTCTCCAACCACCAGTAAACGATATTATTTCACA aaATGGTGAACAAGACTATGATAACACACAAAATGGTGAAGAATTAGATACAcacgaaaacaaaaataacgctaaag ttaaacgGGAAAATACACGAAGTTCGACCAGTCAATATGCTAGTTCTCAACAAACTTGTTCAGATTGCag tttaaagaaATCTCAATgttcaaaaattgtaaaagaCATGTTTGAAAAAGCACGTGATGAGTATGTATCAAAAGCAGACTCATGGAAAGCTGTCCCTGACAGTGCATATGATGAAGAAATAAAACAGCCAGCTATTATATATGGTGTATATCATCTTTTAAGGCTTTTGG aaaatttaccaaaaatattggCAAACACTGAAGTGGACGGTGAAAAACTTTCAATTGTATATTCATACAGTAATGGACTactaca gtacctttcAACTCAAAAGAATTTGTTTGGGATGCAGTATTATGTGAAAAACGAAATGGATTCTACAGTAAAATCAAGTGCTCCTAATCGAAATCACCGAAATCATAAGAATACTTAA
- the LOC132932228 gene encoding uncharacterized protein LOC132932228 encodes MGHEKTAKQVDDELDVICVQMIQLMDEYCSSIGRLEHCLRDGCVHLAKSRYVMGNRSVSDLQLPTSGPYTARSTVIRENTDAINLVHDDSGDDPIKRFGVLVPGSLRMAQERFCKCLESTIEATIIKSEMEKVQGNYLSLKDVRSQMTNKVNK; translated from the coding sequence ATGGGTCATGAGAAAACGGCAAAGCAAGTCGATGATGAATTGGATGTGATTTGTGTACAAATGATACAATTAATGGACGAGTATTGTTCGAGTATTGGTCGGCTGGAACACTGTTTACGTGATGGTTGCGTGCATCTAGCCAAAAGTAGGTACGTGATGGGCAACCGTAGCGTATCTGATCTTCAGCTACCAACGTCTGGCCCATACACAGCTCGCTCGACAGTAATACGCGAGAACACTGATGCAATCAATTTAGTGCATGATGACAGCGGAGACGATCCCATCAAACGTTTTGGCGTACTCGTTCCGGGTAGTCTACGTATGGCTCAAGAAAGGTTTTGCAAATGTTTAGAATCTACAATCGAAGCCACAATCATAAAATCGGAAATGGAAAAAGTTCAgggaaattatttatcattaaaggaTGTGAGAAGTCAAATGACAAACAAAGTTaataagtga